From Oceanipulchritudo coccoides, the proteins below share one genomic window:
- a CDS encoding DEAD/DEAH box helicase, translated as MGTLDFPDFTNESLAEMGSWTDLREARHLVKADSVGELSWEHPVLSGEVSGDGQLFKPSLNLRSLTFIQNQCQCRVGSSGRVCAHALALCLAMRKHILQEESIPPAVPVEKAEIPEPDDGPIISSLKIAESGETLSTRFWLPPNLEAAAKRQGIVVKMEFLVGKEAFSPEKLFKGKPYRITENAGRILSFLERICGGSFYSVIQLKPDQLKFLIETADDTIRFSEGQGTPEETPLEQIRERILPMLPDTPPAQAIPSRGQTRRPAGVRRSVTPRTRQPVSERVLLPDNWMVVDGSPKFLSILLREREHPQYKRCADWLRSEGFRKEPSNGKWWLRDQHKVLNFLALNRERLEANYDPGYTENFRQRTAIIKPVPLTCETVRQGDQFSLRMEMKAEGIEVRDVRNALLTGRHYIVGDELIYLIEKAALEQFERASRSLGGDPHMPMTGVFEARLSSADLAHTEGLIDDLDLEIDLPDDWKKRSAAIREVGRLEQPPLLEEVSQRLRAYQLVGVAWMWHLYRNQLGGILADEMGLGKTIQAIGLLLSWKAEGEFKGPCLVVAPASLLGNWQRELSVWAPGLSVYLHHGPSRRSELDEDAIPEDLCLTSYSTLRNDRDQFQKCSFSLAIADEAQHVKNRRSHAARSLRSIAASSRFILTGTPIENSIEDLRALFDFCLPGYLKRPPSDLRGEDRSWHDKQHLEKAAPYILRRGKALVAPELPEKIEQTIWCELEPGQRDLYQGVREKTEQTLLQMAAAGASENRLRFTMLTELLRLRQVCADPGLLNPEYALEDSSKFRVFKELLSEAIDGGHRILVFSQFVKLLKRLRGWFEAEEIGYEYLDGSTRDRLAVCDRFNEDESISVCLISLKAGGTGLNLTGADTVVHFDPWWNPAVEDQATDRAHRIGQNRTVTSYKLVTEGTVEDKVLALQMKKSMLLKDLLDESAHQSAKVDLTTLKSLLS; from the coding sequence GAGAAAACACATCTTGCAGGAGGAATCCATTCCCCCGGCGGTGCCTGTCGAGAAAGCAGAGATACCAGAACCAGATGATGGACCCATAATCAGTAGCCTGAAAATTGCCGAAAGTGGAGAGACCCTCTCCACACGTTTCTGGTTGCCGCCAAATCTGGAAGCAGCGGCTAAGCGCCAGGGTATTGTTGTCAAAATGGAGTTTCTTGTCGGGAAGGAAGCCTTTTCCCCGGAAAAGCTCTTCAAGGGAAAACCTTACAGAATCACTGAAAATGCCGGGCGGATCCTGTCCTTCCTGGAAAGGATTTGCGGGGGATCCTTTTACAGCGTGATCCAGTTAAAGCCGGACCAGTTGAAGTTCCTTATCGAAACTGCAGACGATACAATCCGGTTTAGTGAGGGCCAAGGGACTCCAGAGGAAACGCCACTCGAGCAAATACGGGAGCGGATTCTCCCGATGCTGCCGGACACGCCACCTGCTCAAGCCATACCTAGCAGGGGACAGACCCGCAGACCGGCTGGGGTGCGTCGGAGCGTGACACCTCGAACCCGCCAACCGGTGTCGGAACGGGTTTTGCTACCGGACAACTGGATGGTGGTGGATGGTTCACCCAAGTTTCTTTCTATCCTTTTGCGTGAACGTGAACACCCCCAATACAAGCGCTGCGCAGATTGGTTGCGCTCGGAAGGGTTTCGCAAGGAACCCAGCAATGGCAAGTGGTGGTTAAGGGACCAGCACAAGGTGTTGAACTTTCTCGCCTTGAACCGTGAGCGCCTTGAGGCAAATTACGATCCCGGATATACCGAAAATTTCCGCCAGCGCACGGCGATCATCAAGCCGGTCCCGCTCACCTGTGAGACGGTCCGCCAAGGTGATCAATTCTCTCTGCGGATGGAAATGAAGGCCGAGGGGATTGAGGTGCGTGATGTCCGTAATGCCTTGCTGACGGGACGCCATTACATTGTCGGGGATGAATTGATTTACCTGATTGAGAAGGCTGCCCTTGAACAATTTGAGCGGGCAAGTCGTTCATTGGGAGGGGATCCGCACATGCCCATGACGGGGGTCTTCGAAGCCCGCCTTTCCAGCGCGGATCTCGCCCATACGGAAGGCTTGATTGATGATCTTGATCTGGAGATTGATCTGCCTGACGATTGGAAAAAACGCAGTGCGGCCATCCGTGAAGTGGGCAGGCTTGAACAACCTCCGCTACTGGAAGAGGTGAGCCAACGCCTCCGGGCATACCAGTTGGTCGGGGTTGCCTGGATGTGGCACCTCTACCGCAATCAACTCGGCGGAATTCTGGCTGATGAAATGGGCCTTGGGAAAACCATCCAGGCAATCGGATTGCTTCTGAGCTGGAAGGCCGAGGGCGAATTTAAAGGACCCTGTCTTGTGGTTGCTCCCGCGAGCCTTCTGGGGAATTGGCAACGCGAATTATCTGTCTGGGCACCGGGATTGTCCGTTTACTTGCATCATGGTCCTTCCCGTCGAAGCGAGCTGGATGAAGACGCCATTCCCGAGGACCTTTGCCTGACTTCCTACAGCACCTTGCGCAACGACCGGGATCAGTTTCAAAAGTGCTCCTTTTCCCTGGCTATTGCGGATGAGGCACAACACGTGAAGAACCGTCGTTCACACGCAGCCCGCTCTCTTCGCTCAATCGCCGCCTCTTCGCGCTTTATCCTCACCGGAACGCCAATTGAGAACTCCATTGAGGACTTGCGGGCCCTTTTTGATTTTTGCCTGCCCGGATACCTGAAGCGTCCGCCGTCTGATCTGCGGGGCGAGGACCGTTCCTGGCACGACAAGCAGCACCTGGAGAAGGCAGCACCCTACATCCTTCGCCGTGGAAAGGCTTTGGTCGCTCCGGAACTGCCTGAAAAGATCGAGCAGACCATCTGGTGCGAGCTGGAGCCCGGTCAGCGTGACTTGTATCAGGGTGTTCGCGAAAAGACCGAACAGACGCTCCTGCAAATGGCGGCTGCTGGCGCATCGGAAAATCGGCTGCGCTTCACGATGTTGACGGAGTTGCTGAGGCTTCGACAGGTCTGTGCGGATCCTGGCCTCCTGAACCCGGAGTACGCCTTGGAGGATTCGAGCAAATTCCGGGTTTTCAAGGAACTCCTGTCGGAGGCAATCGACGGAGGACACCGGATTCTTGTCTTTTCTCAATTCGTGAAATTACTGAAGCGGCTTCGAGGATGGTTTGAAGCGGAGGAGATCGGTTATGAGTATCTGGATGGATCAACCCGTGACCGGTTGGCCGTCTGTGACCGTTTCAACGAGGATGAATCCATTTCCGTCTGCTTGATTTCCCTCAAGGCCGGCGGCACCGGACTCAACCTGACAGGGGCCGATACCGTGGTGCATTTCGATCCTTGGTGGAATCCCGCCGTGGAGGACCAAGCGACTGACCGGGCTCACCGGATTGGCCAGAATCGTACCGTGACCAGCTATAAACTCGTGACAGAAGGCACCGTCGAGGACAAGGTGCTCGCATTGCAGATGAAAAAGTCCATGCTCCTTAAGGATTTGCTTGATGAGAGTGCTCACCAATCCGCTAAAGTTGATCTAACGACCTTAAAATCCCTATTGTCCTGA